The Ponticoccus alexandrii genome has a segment encoding these proteins:
- a CDS encoding cytidylyltransferase domain-containing protein — translation MTNIPVIVQARMTSTRLPGKVLMPLGDKTFLEHCLDRCARIEGISDVIVATTEEPTCDPIAALADKRGYRVFRGSQHDVLARYLGAAREAGADAVMRITSDCPLTDPGTSSHALADFLANGGDLVTTNIPASWPIGMDTEIVTMDALEEAGREGHHKSDREHVTSFVRRRPMRYALRNLPCPEQGHAHLRITLDTPADRDFFVALAESFPGDIATAGWREIFAHLHAHPELWSINTDEHFG, via the coding sequence ATGACGAATATCCCCGTTATCGTGCAGGCCCGGATGACCTCTACGCGGTTGCCCGGGAAGGTCCTCATGCCACTCGGGGACAAGACGTTCCTGGAGCACTGCCTTGACCGCTGCGCGCGCATCGAGGGCATATCGGATGTGATCGTGGCGACCACCGAGGAACCCACCTGCGATCCCATCGCGGCCTTGGCCGACAAGCGTGGCTACCGCGTTTTCCGTGGCTCACAGCACGATGTTCTTGCCCGCTACCTCGGCGCCGCGCGCGAGGCCGGTGCGGACGCGGTGATGCGTATCACCTCCGACTGCCCGCTCACCGATCCCGGCACCAGCAGCCATGCGCTCGCGGATTTTCTGGCCAATGGCGGCGACCTCGTCACCACCAACATTCCCGCAAGCTGGCCAATCGGCATGGATACCGAGATCGTCACCATGGATGCGCTGGAAGAAGCGGGCCGCGAAGGTCATCACAAATCCGATCGCGAACATGTCACCTCTTTCGTGCGGCGCCGCCCGATGCGCTACGCCCTGCGCAACCTGCCGTGCCCCGAACAGGGTCACGCGCATCTGCGCATCACGCTGGACACACCCGCCGACCGCGATTTCTTTGTCGCGCTGGCAGAGAGCTTTCCCGGCGACATCGCAACGGCAGGGTGGCGCGAAATTTTCGCCCACCTTCATGCGCATCCAGAGCTGTGGTCGATCAACACGGACGAACACTTCGGCTGA
- a CDS encoding beta strand repeat-containing protein: MPQLDFTSLTSFFDVAITDNVDFNTGVNTPFSYTWTSTNLYDITAFGYLGDFTPGLAGTVNGIYVTDGSSSFSVLGLDAPLTNFIDSTNDTLNHEKFWDSVLAGESEMLMPLAPSALHMMGDFVRVATGQTRTGAKDTFTGAQNTPSTGGTIVGDALDVNAGGTLHGGADRFTNVSIAELIGDVGGMSSANTNSGTVYGGDDVFFAEATQPDFTSLYFNQIIGDVKTTGDGGTSYGGDDVIRLLNATSLAQAVGDNLTVMAGTSTTGGDDLFEIGRTGADRYLTSISILVGDVANMSVSAGAASTVTGGDDKIFLDGVNGSSVNGDFYSLYHQVSAYVEGGDDLIVLEDTYYEHDPEFGPSSLSVITGDAYNINLSGGGLVSGDDTIRTTNVSSSIIVGDVQFVGINGSALMTLGSDVIEVMDGRTNYGFLPSVISGDLQTGSISSNGIFTFGHDSITVVSERAPQTSLYLYGDAEGLSVMTTGTQELLFGDDSLVYTGNDGIVASGDASVSGSVDGGDLIVRSGSDYIKTGAGNDILRGDADVNSTSLISGSITQYGGNDTLDGGLGNDSLIGGLGLDTASFASVAQAVTVFLDGIGGGPINAVGQGSDTFDGIENVIGSSRDDLIVGDGSDNVIEGGAGADNLVGNGGIDTLSYASSTGFVNVSIETGYVGGGSGSHAIGDTFLNGAGQTSFRNLIGSEHDDILNGDDFDNYIFGGDGDDYLRGRGQQTTTAGGGDTLDGGEGSDWVDYADNATNINVSLATGFANGGPNTDALGDVFISIENIRGTNFGDRMTGDANDNIFEGRSGNDTLIGGAGSDTADYMSSGSFVNVSLLSGFAGGGASSHAIGDTFTSIENLYGSAFGDILNGDNGNNILRGRAGGDTLNGNGGIDTADYTDSAGSVNVSLLSGFAGGGAGSHAIGDTFSSIENLIGSRFGDILNGDNGNNLLEGKLGADVLRGNGGIDTATYASSSEGVNVSLATNFTLGGDAAGDTFDSIENVTGSAFNDVLSGDTADNVLSGMAGNDILRGRLGADTLDGGADRDVADYADASGAVNVSLNTGFTAGAHAAGDIFVSIEGLTGSAFNDRLTGDAGDNILKGGAGNDTLVGLGGSDDFIFGAGFGNDTITDFQDGSDMLIFAGNAQINDVSDLNISTVGADALVEDGFGNSILIEGAAGDISGADMIFDVTGDLEPFL, encoded by the coding sequence ATGCCCCAACTCGACTTCACGAGCCTCACGTCATTCTTCGATGTCGCTATCACCGACAATGTGGACTTCAATACCGGGGTCAACACCCCGTTCAGCTACACTTGGACCTCCACGAACCTATACGACATCACGGCCTTCGGATACCTGGGCGACTTCACTCCCGGTCTCGCCGGAACCGTGAACGGGATCTACGTGACGGACGGAAGCTCTTCGTTCTCCGTGCTCGGGCTCGACGCTCCCCTGACCAACTTCATCGATTCCACCAACGACACCCTGAACCACGAGAAATTCTGGGACTCGGTGCTGGCGGGCGAAAGCGAAATGCTGATGCCGCTTGCTCCATCCGCTCTGCACATGATGGGCGATTTCGTGCGCGTGGCGACCGGCCAAACGCGCACCGGCGCGAAAGATACGTTTACCGGCGCCCAGAACACGCCGTCGACCGGCGGTACGATCGTCGGGGACGCACTGGACGTAAATGCCGGGGGCACGCTCCACGGCGGCGCGGACCGCTTCACCAACGTCAGCATAGCCGAACTGATCGGCGATGTCGGCGGCATGTCATCCGCGAACACAAACAGCGGAACGGTCTATGGCGGCGACGATGTGTTCTTCGCAGAAGCCACACAGCCGGATTTCACCAGCTTGTATTTCAACCAGATCATCGGAGACGTCAAAACCACCGGCGACGGTGGCACGAGCTACGGTGGTGACGATGTCATCCGATTGCTGAACGCAACCAGCCTTGCTCAAGCTGTCGGAGACAACTTGACGGTAATGGCCGGTACGAGCACGACCGGCGGCGACGATCTGTTCGAGATCGGTAGAACCGGCGCGGATCGTTACCTGACCTCCATCAGTATTCTCGTTGGAGACGTGGCCAACATGTCCGTTTCAGCCGGTGCAGCCTCCACCGTGACCGGCGGTGACGACAAGATTTTCCTGGACGGTGTCAACGGAAGCTCGGTGAACGGGGATTTCTACAGTCTTTACCACCAGGTTTCGGCCTACGTCGAAGGCGGTGACGACCTGATCGTTCTCGAGGATACGTACTACGAACACGACCCGGAATTCGGCCCCTCGTCCCTGAGCGTCATTACCGGTGACGCTTACAACATCAACCTGTCTGGCGGCGGGTTGGTCAGTGGCGATGACACGATCCGTACGACAAACGTCTCCAGCAGCATTATCGTCGGTGACGTGCAATTCGTCGGCATCAACGGATCGGCTCTTATGACCTTGGGCTCGGACGTGATCGAAGTCATGGATGGCCGGACGAACTACGGCTTTCTGCCGAGCGTGATTTCCGGCGACCTGCAAACCGGTTCTATCTCGTCAAACGGGATTTTCACCTTCGGGCACGACTCGATCACCGTGGTGTCCGAACGCGCCCCGCAAACCTCGCTATACCTCTACGGCGACGCCGAGGGCTTGTCGGTTATGACAACCGGCACTCAGGAACTGCTCTTCGGCGACGATAGTCTCGTTTACACCGGGAACGACGGGATCGTCGCATCTGGTGACGCAAGCGTTTCGGGGTCGGTCGACGGCGGAGACCTTATCGTGAGGTCAGGCAGCGACTATATCAAGACCGGCGCTGGCAATGACATATTGCGAGGCGACGCAGACGTAAATTCCACTTCTCTCATTTCAGGATCGATAACCCAGTACGGCGGCAACGACACACTGGATGGCGGTCTGGGCAACGACAGCCTGATCGGCGGCCTGGGGCTGGATACCGCGTCCTTCGCCTCGGTGGCGCAGGCGGTCACGGTGTTTCTGGACGGCATCGGCGGCGGCCCGATCAACGCCGTGGGCCAGGGCAGCGATACCTTCGACGGCATCGAAAACGTCATCGGATCGTCGCGCGACGACCTAATCGTTGGAGATGGCTCGGATAACGTGATCGAGGGCGGCGCCGGGGCGGACAACCTGGTCGGCAACGGCGGCATCGACACGCTCAGCTACGCCTCGTCCACCGGCTTCGTCAATGTTTCGATCGAAACGGGTTACGTTGGCGGCGGCTCTGGCAGCCATGCCATCGGTGATACCTTCCTCAATGGCGCCGGGCAAACCTCGTTCCGCAACCTCATTGGTTCGGAACATGACGATATTCTGAACGGCGACGATTTCGACAACTATATCTTCGGCGGCGATGGCGACGATTACCTGCGCGGCCGCGGCCAGCAGACCACGACGGCCGGAGGCGGCGACACGCTGGACGGCGGCGAAGGGTCGGACTGGGTCGATTACGCCGACAACGCCACCAACATCAACGTCTCGCTCGCCACCGGTTTTGCAAACGGGGGGCCGAATACCGATGCGCTTGGTGATGTCTTCATCAGCATCGAGAACATTCGCGGCACCAATTTCGGCGACCGGATGACGGGCGACGCCAACGACAACATCTTCGAGGGCCGGTCGGGCAACGATACCTTGATCGGCGGCGCCGGATCGGACACCGCCGACTACATGTCCTCGGGCAGCTTCGTGAACGTCAGCCTGCTGTCCGGCTTTGCCGGTGGGGGCGCGAGCAGCCATGCCATCGGCGACACCTTCACCTCTATTGAGAACCTCTACGGCTCGGCCTTTGGCGACATCCTGAACGGCGACAACGGCAACAATATCCTGCGCGGCCGTGCCGGTGGCGACACGCTGAATGGCAACGGTGGCATCGACACCGCCGACTACACCGACAGCGCCGGATCGGTGAACGTCTCGCTGCTGTCCGGCTTTGCCGGCGGTGGCGCGGGCAGCCACGCCATCGGCGACACCTTCAGCTCGATCGAGAACCTGATCGGGTCGCGGTTCGGCGATATCCTGAACGGCGACAACGGCAACAACCTGCTCGAAGGCAAGCTGGGCGCCGACGTCCTGCGCGGCAACGGCGGCATCGACACCGCAACCTACGCCAGTTCCTCGGAGGGTGTGAACGTCTCTCTGGCCACCAATTTCACCTTGGGCGGCGATGCAGCCGGAGACACCTTCGACTCCATCGAGAATGTCACCGGATCGGCCTTCAACGACGTGCTGAGCGGTGACACCGCGGACAACGTCCTTTCGGGCATGGCCGGCAACGACATCCTGCGCGGGCGCCTTGGTGCCGACACGCTGGACGGCGGCGCCGACCGCGACGTCGCCGATTACGCCGACGCCTCCGGCGCGGTAAACGTCAGCCTGAACACCGGTTTCACCGCCGGGGCCCATGCGGCGGGCGATATCTTCGTCAGCATCGAGGGGTTGACCGGCTCGGCGTTCAACGACCGCCTGACCGGCGATGCCGGCGACAACATCCTCAAGGGCGGCGCGGGCAATGATACGCTGGTCGGCCTCGGTGGGTCCGACGACTTCATCTTCGGCGCGGGCTTCGGCAACGACACGATCACCGATTTCCAGGACGGTTCGGATATGCTGATCTTTGCCGGCAACGCGCAGATCAACGACGTCTCTGACCTTAACATTTCCACGGTGGGTGCAGATGCGCTGGTCGAGGACGGTTTCGGCAACTCGATCCTGATCGAGGGCGCGGCCGGCGACATCTCTGGCGCGGACATGATCTTCGACGTCACCGGCGATCTCGAGCCCTTCCTCTGA
- a CDS encoding glycosyltransferase yields MALTCRCRSFGSSQTFARNMILNEPADAEAHMHVLQGLILPDPELCDVMDLHLRLHGRLRVAGDVLHCAAGSGLRGDTYYNLFNIGKWQSRCGLRDLALRLRGSGRFEVTVWHAPDDDTRRVLTRRVLSLAGTAQIELPMPEGDGPGVLYYELHTLSDGRIDTLEWVTAQAPLRQPDLMLSVTTFRREEAVARTAARFAAFRARSPLAERISLLVVDNGSSAQIAPAAGVQTVRNENLGGSGGFARGLLEARARGVSHCLFMDDDAAIHMQSLERTWTFLAYATDPSTAVIGAISSGLDRGVLWENGALFESRCRPLYNGVDLRSFSRVLEMELETTLPQPENYYGGWWYFAFPLDHATHMPFPFFVRGDDISFSLANDFAAITLPGVMCFQDLDFSERESPLTLYLDLRSHLVHHLALPEMVLGRWKTARIAAWFFARSLCSCHYETLAALNLAVTDALRGPMHFARTADMVEMRTEISGLRQIEVWRDLPNDAPLPQLTAPESPKPLLHQLMKCTLNGHLLPFFSRWGARVTLAARHRGSLGKIWGASRITYVDRARRQTYTVHHDKRAMLREGWRMTTSIARLIWRYDRLRSDWTEGYTALTGADFWPRRLGLSESNETPRLLEK; encoded by the coding sequence GTGGCGCTGACCTGCCGCTGCCGGTCCTTCGGTTCATCGCAGACCTTCGCCAGGAATATGATCTTGAATGAACCGGCAGACGCCGAAGCACACATGCACGTGCTGCAAGGGCTGATCCTGCCCGATCCCGAGCTGTGCGATGTCATGGATCTGCACCTGCGGCTGCATGGCAGACTGCGCGTCGCGGGCGATGTCCTGCATTGTGCGGCAGGCAGCGGGCTGCGCGGCGACACCTATTACAATCTCTTCAACATCGGCAAATGGCAAAGCCGCTGCGGATTGCGCGATCTGGCGCTGCGGCTGCGCGGATCGGGCCGTTTCGAAGTGACGGTCTGGCACGCGCCGGATGATGACACCCGCCGCGTCCTGACGCGCCGAGTTCTGTCACTGGCAGGCACGGCCCAAATTGAGTTGCCCATGCCAGAGGGTGACGGTCCCGGCGTCCTCTACTACGAACTGCACACCCTATCCGATGGTCGGATCGACACGCTAGAGTGGGTCACCGCGCAAGCGCCACTGCGGCAACCCGACCTGATGCTGTCGGTCACCACCTTCCGGCGCGAAGAGGCCGTGGCGCGCACTGCGGCCCGCTTTGCCGCCTTCCGCGCGCGCAGCCCTCTGGCAGAACGGATCTCATTGTTGGTGGTGGACAATGGGTCCAGCGCCCAGATCGCGCCGGCCGCAGGTGTGCAGACCGTCCGGAACGAAAACCTCGGCGGCTCGGGCGGCTTTGCACGCGGCCTGCTCGAAGCCCGCGCACGCGGTGTCAGTCATTGCCTCTTCATGGACGACGATGCGGCCATTCACATGCAAAGCCTCGAGCGGACGTGGACCTTCCTGGCCTATGCCACCGATCCGTCCACGGCCGTGATCGGCGCGATCTCTTCGGGCCTCGACCGGGGGGTCCTGTGGGAAAACGGTGCCCTTTTCGAAAGCCGCTGCCGTCCGCTCTACAACGGGGTCGATCTGCGGTCCTTCTCTCGGGTCCTCGAAATGGAGCTGGAAACCACCTTGCCCCAGCCCGAAAACTACTACGGCGGCTGGTGGTATTTCGCCTTTCCACTGGACCATGCGACCCACATGCCGTTCCCCTTCTTCGTGCGCGGCGACGACATCTCTTTTTCGCTCGCGAACGATTTCGCCGCCATTACCCTGCCCGGGGTCATGTGTTTTCAGGACCTGGACTTCTCCGAACGCGAAAGCCCGCTGACGCTCTATCTCGACCTGCGCAGCCACCTGGTGCATCACCTGGCGCTGCCAGAGATGGTACTGGGTCGCTGGAAGACGGCGCGGATCGCAGCATGGTTCTTTGCCCGAAGCTTGTGCAGCTGCCACTACGAAACGCTGGCCGCGTTAAACCTCGCCGTCACGGATGCGCTCCGGGGTCCGATGCATTTCGCAAGAACCGCAGATATGGTCGAGATGCGCACCGAAATCTCCGGATTGCGTCAGATCGAAGTCTGGCGAGACCTTCCCAACGATGCCCCCCTGCCCCAGCTGACCGCACCGGAATCTCCGAAACCGCTGCTCCATCAGCTGATGAAATGCACGCTCAACGGTCACCTCCTGCCATTCTTTTCGCGCTGGGGCGCAAGGGTCACACTCGCTGCCAGACATCGCGGATCGCTCGGAAAGATCTGGGGGGCGTCGCGAATCACATATGTCGACCGGGCCCGCCGCCAGACCTACACCGTACACCACGACAAGCGCGCGATGCTGCGCGAGGGCTGGCGCATGACCACGTCCATCGCCCGGTTGATCTGGCGTTATGACAGATTGCGCTCGGACTGGACCGAGGGCTACACCGCGCTGACCGGCGCGGACTTCTGGCCCCGCCGCCTGGGCCTGAGCGAGAGCAACGAAACACCCCGTTTACTTGAAAAATGA
- a CDS encoding glycosyltransferase family 2 protein, with amino-acid sequence MTLLSLRNAAMSKPEGDITPQLAAFLTSWAQRTRPLSTGDTVTLQGLDCTNPGPDTQDLYFATGADHLSNVSALPATLANQDFLCTDSLRNAFFPEIFRKHTAVNNLHLVLRGKGRFHLALRAHDTEGSTRLLGDTASSDTGAPLRVSLGADWPEAVRMSALVQGRSGKSRLDSLTWETAAPREAEGRMVVLLRTFGRTRDVVALFAKLRREAALGDYGHFLRNTAFVILDASNGVGKRDYASVTAGGLFNVFTYAGANLGGGGNMSQVMLHARAAFEQAGMTPDEVLLLDDDLTVSLESLRRNWAASLFRTDTTMFTLPVFRQNNHRVLWEDGSMWGRFAGGSISGKREVIRPRFLRHGRTIESTADFQDMAAAHYPEYSTFIFQSLPAAILPDMGYPAAFFLRGDDIEYSLRGRRLGHSVLSNPNLASWHEPAHSYGQEYMSISHGLIVNLCYGQEDAGTMVQFFLQRALSHLGVADPMGLELYATILEDICSKEMFLAHGFAPRYLERLAYFRGFEKKFEQLPPEIIFEILEQGDARHGQAEHHFFLYMMPDRPVDRSTGAKKARKSKTMRRDTASRIPLTQVILTNPNNWTQYIYRPQEAAHGVAVARAAARLYARIEQFSDQFDNLKDHYRRQLDETMRADFWRKELQERPETISLITSGQRND; translated from the coding sequence ATGACTCTATTGTCCTTGCGGAACGCCGCCATGTCCAAGCCCGAGGGGGATATCACCCCCCAACTCGCCGCGTTTCTCACGTCCTGGGCACAGCGCACACGCCCTCTGTCGACGGGCGACACTGTCACGCTTCAGGGGCTGGACTGCACCAATCCCGGCCCGGACACGCAGGATCTCTACTTTGCGACCGGCGCGGACCACCTGTCGAACGTGAGCGCCCTGCCCGCCACCCTGGCCAACCAGGACTTCCTGTGCACCGACAGCCTGCGCAACGCCTTCTTCCCAGAGATCTTCCGCAAGCACACCGCGGTGAACAATCTGCATCTGGTGCTGCGCGGCAAGGGGCGCTTTCACCTTGCCCTGCGTGCCCATGACACAGAGGGCTCCACCCGGCTTCTGGGTGACACGGCCAGCAGCGATACCGGCGCGCCGCTGCGTGTCAGCCTTGGCGCGGACTGGCCGGAAGCGGTGCGAATGTCCGCGCTTGTGCAGGGGCGCAGCGGCAAATCGCGCCTCGACAGCCTGACATGGGAAACCGCCGCGCCGCGCGAGGCCGAAGGCCGCATGGTTGTTCTGCTGCGCACATTCGGCCGCACCCGCGACGTCGTGGCCCTGTTTGCAAAACTGCGCCGAGAGGCCGCCCTTGGCGATTACGGACATTTCCTGCGCAACACCGCCTTCGTGATCCTGGACGCCTCGAACGGGGTAGGCAAACGGGACTACGCCTCGGTTACGGCAGGGGGACTTTTCAACGTCTTCACATACGCCGGCGCGAACCTTGGCGGCGGTGGCAACATGAGTCAGGTCATGCTGCACGCCCGCGCGGCCTTCGAGCAAGCGGGCATGACCCCGGACGAGGTCCTGCTGCTCGACGACGACCTGACCGTGTCTCTGGAAAGCCTGCGCCGCAACTGGGCGGCCAGCTTGTTCCGGACCGATACCACGATGTTCACCCTTCCGGTGTTCCGGCAGAACAACCACAGGGTGCTGTGGGAAGACGGCTCGATGTGGGGCCGCTTCGCCGGCGGTTCGATCAGCGGCAAACGCGAGGTCATACGCCCGCGCTTCTTGCGTCACGGGCGCACGATCGAAAGCACGGCCGATTTTCAGGATATGGCGGCGGCGCATTATCCCGAGTACTCGACCTTCATCTTCCAGAGCCTGCCCGCCGCGATCCTGCCCGACATGGGCTACCCGGCCGCCTTCTTTCTGCGCGGCGACGACATCGAGTATTCACTGCGCGGGCGCAGGCTGGGCCACAGCGTCCTGTCGAACCCCAACCTTGCCAGCTGGCACGAGCCGGCCCATTCCTACGGGCAGGAATACATGTCGATCAGCCACGGCTTGATCGTCAACCTCTGCTACGGGCAGGAAGACGCCGGAACCATGGTGCAGTTCTTCCTGCAACGCGCTCTATCGCATCTGGGCGTCGCCGATCCCATGGGGCTAGAGCTTTACGCCACCATTCTGGAGGACATCTGCAGCAAGGAAATGTTCCTCGCGCATGGGTTCGCCCCCCGATACCTTGAACGGCTGGCCTATTTCCGCGGCTTCGAGAAGAAATTCGAACAACTGCCGCCCGAGATCATCTTCGAGATTCTCGAGCAGGGCGATGCACGCCACGGTCAGGCGGAACATCACTTCTTCCTCTACATGATGCCGGATCGCCCGGTCGACCGCAGCACCGGCGCAAAGAAGGCCCGAAAATCCAAGACGATGCGGCGGGACACCGCCTCTCGGATTCCGCTGACGCAGGTCATCCTGACCAATCCCAACAACTGGACGCAATATATCTACCGTCCGCAGGAGGCAGCGCACGGCGTGGCGGTGGCCCGCGCCGCGGCGCGTCTCTATGCAAGGATCGAGCAGTTCTCCGACCAGTTCGACAACCTCAAGGATCACTACCGCAGACAGCTGGATGAAACCATGCGTGCCGACTTCTGGCGGAAAGAGCTGCAGGAGCGTCCCGAGACCATCTCGCTGATCACCTCGGGTCAGCGCAATGACTGA